The genomic DNA CAATATTTTAGAAAATTACCGCCTTGGAGAAATGGGACACAACACTGCTGAAACCATTCATGTGATGGCCGAAGCGATGAAACTGGCTTATGCCGATCGTGCTGAGTATCTAGGCGATCCGGACTTTGTTAACGTTCCTATGAAAGGCTTAACCAATAAAGATTACGCCCATTCACTTTATGAACAAATTTCACAGGACAAAGCTCGCCCAGCCAGCGAAATAAAACATGGCCAACCAATGCCATATGAAAGCGATCAAACCACTCACTTTTCAGTGATGGACAAAATGGGTAACGTTATTTCAAATACCTACACTCTGAACTTTTCTTACGGAACTGGGATGGTCGCTAATGGCACAGGCATTTTGCTCAATAACGAAATGGATGATTTTTCTGCCAAACCCGGCGTACCCAATGGTTATGGCTTAATCGGCGGAGATGCTAATGCCGTGGAAGGCAAAAAGCGCCCACTATCATCAATGAGCCCTACCTTAGTTTTTAAAAATGGTAAGCCAATTATGGCAACGGGAAGCCCAGGAGGAAGTCGTATTATCACCACCACGCTTCAAATCATCATGAATGTGATTGACCACAAAATGAATATTGCTGAAGCTACAAATGCGGTTCGCGTCCATCACCAATGGCTACCAGATGAACTGCGTATTGAAAAAGGCTTAAACCAAGACACCATTAAGCTATTAAAAGCCAAAGGACAAAATGTTGTAGAAAAAGAAGCCATGGGTAGTACACAATCGATTATGCATACCGATAAAGGCTTCTTTGGAGCATCAGACCCGAGAACACCAAGTGCGTTGACGGTTGGTTACTAAACCAACAAGATATCGATTAATCAATCCCCCTAAGTTATCTATTTAAATAAACTGATAGGGGGATTTTTAAAACTTGAACCGACCGTTTTTAAGCGGGTATTTTGTGTCTCCCCTAACTCCACATTCTCGGTAAAACATCTTGATGTGAGGAAGATTTACGGTGCCACACTACCATGAGTATATGCCCCAAAATAAAGGTAAAAAGTAACCAACCTAAAACTCCATGCAATAGATTTCCAGGTTCCATCATCCATAGAATTTTATCATTGTGACCTGACATTAATGGCAATCCAAACGGCTCGAAAGCACGCCCTGAACCATATTGGCGCACAAGCGCTAATGCAGGCACGATGATCAGTAAACTGTATAAAGCAATGTGCCCTAACTTAGCCGCCACGTTAATCGCAACAGGTCGTTGATTCATACTGATTAACGCCCATATAATTCGAACAGCAGCAAGTAGAAAAAGCACAAAGCCTAATGGTTTATGTGTGGGCCAGATCCATTTTTCTACCGCAGTATCGGTCAATAAAAAATGCGCGCCAGCACTTAGGCATTGCCACAGCAGAATAAGCCCCATTAGCCAATGCAAAGTTCGTGTAACACTTCCATAACGATCAGAATTATCATGTAATAACATTTCTTTCCCTCAATTATTATAAAGGTGAGTGATTCACTATCGTATACTATCCCTATTTATAGACTACTAGATTTCACTATTACTAAAATTATCATCCCGAGTATTTTTCTGATAAGGTGCGCCGTCCGTGTAGCCAAACTTGGGAGGATAAATGAAGTTATTGTACTGGTTGAGTGAGTGGTTATCTCTTTCGCCAGAAGACCAGCAAGCTAAATTACCACATTCCGGATCCAGCCTACTTGACGATGTATTTGTTAAATATGACTTATTGGATGTAAACAAACCATTATTATTTACCTTTTCTCCCTCAGGCACCGATATAAAAGGGCAAGACTTAAACGAAAATTTTTCGCCTTGGGGCTATCAAGTTGCCCGACAGCAGCAAGTGAATGTTATTTCCTTTCAACACCTCGGTGTCAGTAATTGGTTCCGTAATCCTAATTTAATCCATTTTCTTGAACAATTATCCTCAATGTTAACGCCTTTTCAATGTCGCTTAGGCTATGGCTTAAGCCGAGGGGGATTTGCCATAGGTGCATTCGCAAATCTGCTTAAACTTAACCATGTTCTGTTGTTTTACCCAGTGAGCACCAAAAATAAAATGCTGGTGCCATGGGATGGTCGATCCAGCACCGAATTGGCGCAGCAGTTTAACTGGGAAAATAATTACCATGATCGAAACCTAGGTGAGGCCAACGGTTATATTATTTACGACCCCACCAATGACATCGACAAACTTCATGCCCAACGTTACCCAAAGCTTATTCAGTTTAAAGTCGTCGGTATGGGCCATGGGGTTCATCCAAATGATTTGGACAGGCAAGATTTTTACAACCAAATGGTTGAGCAGTTTATTCAGCATCAAAAGATAGATATTTCGCAATTTAACGAACAAGCCAAAACCCAGTTTTTAAAAGAAGACTGATGACCGAATGAACTTAGCTTGTCTAAGTCATTAGGGTAAGTGAACGCTGTCAATAAAACGGTAGCTTCAAGTATGAAGAATATAAATGGGAGGATAAATGAAGTTACTGTACTGGTTGGATGAATGGTCATCGCTTTCCCGAGAAGATCAGCAAGCGAGGCTACCAATGTCTGGGGCGGATCTACTTGACGGCGTTTTTGTGAAGTATCAATTTGTTGATATTAACAAACCCTTGCTATTCACCTTCTCACCCGCGGGCACCAATCTTCAAGAACAGGACTTACATTCAAATTTTTCACCTTGGGGTTATACGCTTGCCCAAAAACAAAACGTCAATATTATCGCCTTTCAACATTTAGGTAAAAGTAATTGGTTTCGTAATCGCAACCTCATTTTCTTTCTCGAGCAGCTATCAACGTTACTTGCTCCTTTTGAATCTCGTTTAGGTTATGGGTTGAGCCGAGGTGGTTTCGCGATTGGCGCTTTCGCAAAACTTCTGAAGTTAAACCAAGTATTATTGTTTCATCCGGTTAGCACTAAAAACAAAAAATTAGCACCTTGGGATAACAGAACCAGTACAGAGATCGCGCAACAATTTGATTGGGAGAGCGATTATCACGACTTAGATCTGGGGAATGCTAAAGGCTATATCATTTATGATCCGACCAACAAAATCGATCGACTGCATGCCAAGCGTTATCCTGATCTAACTCATTTAAGAGTCTTTGGAATGGGCCATGGCACTCACGCAACATACCTCAATAAATTTGGTTTTTATAAGCAAGTCGCTGTGGATTTTATTCGCCATCAACAAATAGATATTGCTCAATTTCGCCATCAAACCAAAACGCTTCGACTAAAAGAAGACTATTACCATAAACTGAATAAAGCCAATGCCAATTCTACTCATAGACTTGGGTTATTGAGCAAAGCTCATAATGTATTAATCGATGAGAAAAAGGCTCATGTGAAAGAGCATCAGACCACAATTGATATTCAGCCATTGGTGGATATTGCGATGAAACACCAGCAAACCAACCCTCAAGATGCCGTTCAACTTTTGGCCGTGGCCCAACAAATCGCACCTGATGACCCTTTGATAGAACACAAGTTGCAACAATTGCTATAGCTTATACCAATAACACTCATTAACTGGTCAGAAATTGTGAAGGAAAAAGCTTTGAGAACAAGGCAAGATTTTTCGTTAAGTAGTTATTCTACAAACAAAAATTTTTAACGCAGTTATCGACGTTTTTAACAAGCAAGAATAATCAAAGAATTAGTTCGATTGCTATTACAATATTCACATACAAAAATGCCGCAGATTCTCATCTGCGGCGTTTTGATTTATAAGTAATATAGAAAAAACTTATCCCTTCACACCACCAGCGGTTAAGCCGCCAACAAGGAACTTCTGAGCCAGTAAGAACACAATGGTGATTGGTAATGCCGAAAGTACTGCCGCGGCCGCAAAGTCACCCCATAAATAGTTTTGTGGGTATAAGTACTGTTGCATCCCGACCGCCAAGGTATAGGAATCAACATCTCGTAATAACAATGACGCCACTGGCACTTCTGTTACCGCGGCAATGAATGACAAGATAAACACCACCGCAAGAATCGGCACAGAAAGCGGTAGCAAGACCAAACGGAAGGCTTGCCAAGGCGTTGCGCCATCAAGTGCAGCAGCTTCTTCTAATGAGTTATCAATCGATTCAAAATAGCCTTTAATCGTCCATACATGCAACGCAATCCCGCCCATATAAGCGAATACCACACCACCATGAGTATTCAATCCTAAGAACGGAACATAGGTACCTAAACGGTCAAATAACGCATATAAAGCGACCAATGCCAATACCGCAGGGAACATTTGGAAGATCAACATTGAACGTAAAATCGTGGTTTTACCTTTAAACTTCATACGCGCAAAAGCATACGCACAAGTGGTGGAAAGCGTCACGATACCAATCGCTGTCAAACCTGCCACTTTGACCGAATTCCATAGCCAAAGCAACACAGGGAATGGCGGGTGCGTTACACTGCCATCGGCGTTCACCACATCAAAACCAAGTGCGAGTTTCCAGTGTTCTAAAGAGGGATCACTTGGAATTAAATCACCCGATGCATAATTCCCTTCACGGAAAGAAATCGCTATCACCATCAATAATGGGAACATCATAATAGCCAAGAAGATCCACATGCCCACATGGGTTGCCCACACACGGTATTTTAAAGATTTTGGTTGAACCATTGCCATGAGTGAATCTCCTTATTCAGTTTCTAGTTTAGTGAACTTCATATTCAGCAACGATAAACCGCCTACTAAAATGAAAATTAAAGTCGCAATCGCACCAGCTAGACCAAAATCTTGCCCACCCGCGCCTTCAAAGGCAATGCGATAGGTGTAACTCACTAATAAATCAGTATGGCCGGCTGGAACGCTAGTACCAATCATGTCTGGCGCTCCGTTGGTTAATAATTGAATCAATACAAAGTTATTAAAGTTAAAAGCAAAACTAGCAATTAATAATGGCACCATTGGCTTCACCAGTAATGGTAAGGTGATCTTAAAGAAGTTATCAATTGGCCCTGCACCATCCATTGCCGATGCTTCGTATAAGTCATCTGGAATCGCCTTTAACATCCCCATAGCAAGGATCATCATGTACGGATAACCAAGCCAAGTATTGACAATAATGATCATGGTTTTGGCAAGCGTAGGGTCCGTAAACCATGAGGGGCTTAAACCGAATAAACCTTGCAACAGTTGGTTAATTTCCCCAAAACTTTGGTTAAACAAACCTTTGAATATCAAAATTGAGATAAAAGCAGGTACTGCATAAGGCAAAATAAGCAATACACGATATAAACCGCGACCTTTTAATGCTTCCCAAGAAACGATTTGAGCAAGAATTACACCCACGGCTAAGGTGAGCACCACAGTGACCGCGGCAAACACCACCGTCCAAATAAAAATCTTCAAAAATGGACCTTGAATCCCTTGATCAGCAAAAATGCGTGTAAAGTTATCAAAGCCAATATTCACAATAAAGCCTGGCGTTAATGGCTTACCAATAAACTGACCATTGTCATCAATCGTCTGGTAGTAACCTGTTTCAAAGTTTGGCTTTAATACTTCATTAGTTTTATTGTTCACCAATGTTTCACCATCAGCATCAAGCACATACAAGGGTTTCACTTCGGCAAATTTACGTAAGCCTGCCATTTTTAACTCTGTGCCATTTGGCGTTGCCACCACCAGATTATTCAATATATTACGATTTTGAATAACGGTTTTTAAAGGGGCTTTGTTGCCTGATGGCTCAGCAATCGGCGTAAGAACCACCTCACCACTTTGTTGCTCAAGTGATTTTTTAGTTAACGAGAAAGGTTTTGATGTCAGCCAAGTATCTCCTTCTTTCAGAGTAATCGAATAAAGATCATTATGTTGGCGTAGTTCAAAGGAATAACTCTCACCACTTTGAAAGCTTTGTTCTAGTAATACTGATTGCGCTCGCTCAAAGCTCAATTGGTTGGCACCACTGTAGTTGGTAAAGGCCAAGCCGATGGTGTAAATCAAAGGGAAGATAATAAATAAAATCATCCCAGCAACACCTGGGAAGATATAACGGTGAGCATAAGTACGCTTGCGGGCAAAAACATACACCCCCATAGAAGCCAATAACAAAGTCAGTAACGCAAAGGCAAATTCACCACGAGCGTACATCAAAACAATCGCGTAACCATTGAGTAACGTAACAGCAGAAAGCACAAGTGTTTTCAGCCAAGGGAAAGGACGAGATTCAGAAAATTGAGCAGGATGAGGTGATGCAACATTCAATGACATAATAGATTCCGTTACCATATTGCGTTTTTTTGAAGCAACGCAAGCTTTGAAACTGCTAAGTATTATTTACCTTTTCAGTACAAGTAAAAATGGAAAAATAACACTATTCAAGGGCACTGCTGAATTCATAAAATGAATACAAAAAGGCAGAGTCAAAAAATAAAGCCCTAAAGACAGCAGATGGATAAACGAGAATAAAAGGGAGAAGGCTTCCCCCCTTTTATTCTTACACGTTAAAACGATTGACCAATTATTTAGTCATGCGCTCAGCAACCGTATCCAACGCTTCTTTAACAGACTGACGACCATTAACCACATTGCCAATTGCCGCTTTTTCCGCGTACCAGAAAGCAGACATTTGAGAAATATTAGGCATGATTTCACCCGTTTGTGCATTCGCCATCGTCGCCGCGATACGCGGATCTTTTTCAAGTTCTACTTGGTAAGATTTCAATGCAACCGCACCTAATGGTGTATCGTCATTGACTTTTTTCAAACCTTTTTGAGTCAGCATATAATTTTCGATAAACTCGACAGCTAAATCTTTGTTTGGTGATGCTGAACTAATCCCTGCGGTAAGCACACCCACGAATGGTTTAGAAGGATTACCATTAAACATTGGTAAGGTCGTCACGCCGTAATTAATACCCGCTTTATCAATGTTCGCCCAAGACCAAGGACCATTGATCGTCATCGCCACTTCACCTTTGTTGAAACCAGACTCAGCAATGGTGTAATCAACATCAGGAGAGATAACTTTTTGGTCCACTAAACCTTTCACAAAGCTCATCGCATTTTGAGCACCGGCGTTATTTACCCCAACATCTTTAGGATTGTAGGCACCATTTTCAAATTTGAACGCGTAGCCACCGTCAGCTGCAAGAATTGGCCAAGTAAAGAAGGGTTCTGACAGATTCCACATGATGGCGTGTTTACCTTCTTTTTGTAGTTTCTTATCAAGCGCGGCAATGTCTTCCCAATTTTTAGGTGGTGTTTTGACTAAATCTTTATTGTAAATTAAAGAAAGCGATTCAACCGCAACCGGGTAACCAATGTACTTACCATCGTAAGACACTGCATCCCATGTGAAATCAGAAAACTTTGATTTAAAATCAGCTGAAGGTTTCACTTCCGCAAGCAAACCAGCTTTTGCATAACCACCAAAACGATCATGTGCCCAAAGAACAATATCAGGGCCATCACCCGTTGACGCTAATTGAGGGAATTTTTCTTCTAATTTATCAGGGTGAGAAACGGTTACTTTCACACCAGTATCCGCTTCAAATTGTTTACCGACTTCCGCAAGGCCATTATAACCTTTATCACCATTAATCCATATAGTGAGCTGACCTTCTTCAATAGCAGCATGTGCACTAACACCACTTAGGGCAAGGCTACATAAAATGGCAGTTTTGAGGACTTTTTTCATTTCCATTATCCTTTCTATTGTTCTTATTTGGGTGTTACTTGGCAGTAGGGTCGTAACACATGACATACCGTTAATAAGGCATCAGCCGAGTTTTGGTATGCATAAATCTTGCTTCAATTAGAAAAGATGGACATCCTCCTAACTTCTACGCCCCCCAGCAGCAAGATTAAATTTGTGACTTGTATTCACAATATTTTTTTATTCGAACTAAAAATAGCCCATAAACGTGACCGGACGCACATGATACTCGGGTCGAATCACTTAAATATAGCTTGATACTCAAAGTGTGATCTATGCACTCCTCCCCCTTTGTCCACCAAAAATTAATCGTTAAAGGAGGAGGTATTTTCACTTTCCTTAAGTAACATAGGGCTTATCGTTGTACCACTGACTACCACGATCGATGAGATAACTCGCGATATCTAATCAAAAACAGTATTGAACACATTAGGTTATTTAATACGTTACGGCTCACTGTATTATTAAATACTGTTGCTCAATACCACGATTCAATACTAACGGTTAAGCGAAGGTAGTGAGATACATCAAAAAGTTAGATACTTATTCATAGTAAATAGAATAACCAACCAAAAGGAATGGCCAAATGACGAGTGTGACTCTACGAAAGGTGTGTAAAGCGTACGGGGACAACCTCATTTCTGAAAATGTCAGCTTAGATATTCACGATGGTGAATTTGTGGTTTTTGTTGGGCCATCTGGTTGTGGTAAGTCCACATTATTACGTTGTATTGCAGGCCTTGAAGACATCACATCGGGTGAGTTATTCATTGGCGATAAAAAAATGAATGATGTCCCGCCTTCTGAGCGCGGCGTCGGCATGGTATTCCAATCTTATGCTCTATACCCCCATTTAAATTTATTCGACAACATGTCGTTTGGTTTGAAGCTAGCAAAAGAAGAGAAATCAAAAATTAAATCACGTGTTGATCATGCCGCCGATATTTTACAGCTCGGTCACTTACTAGAACGTAAACCAAAAGCACTGTCTGGTGGTCAACGTCAACGTGTTGCCATCGGTCGAACGTTGGTGGCGCAACCACAAGTCTTCTTACTTGATGAGCCACTTTCTAACCTTGATGCGGCACTGCGTGTACAAATGCGTATTGAACTGGCAAAACTGCATAAAAAGCTTGGTTGTACAATGATTTATGTTACACATGATCAAGTGGAAGCCATGACAATGGCAGATAAAATCGTGGTATTAGATGGTGGTAGTGTCTCGCAAGTTGGTCAACCATTAGAACTTTACCATTACCCTCAAAACCGCTTTGTCGCAGGATTCATTGGCTCGCCAAAAATGAACTTCATTAACGTTCAAGTGAAAGAAGTCGAAGCTGAACGCGTAAAAGTTGAGCTCGCTAGCCAAGCTTCATTTTGGATTCAAGTCGATGGTTCAACTGTACAAGTGGGATCCCGAATGTCACTTGGCGTACGACCTGAACACTTATTACCGAGTGGTGAAGGTGATGTTGTTATCAAAGGTAAAGTACAAGTCGTAGAAAAGTTAGGTAACGAAACTCAAGTGTATTTAAACCTTGATCATGTCGATGCGGATTTTATTTATCGTGAAAACGATACGCTAGAAGTGGATTCTGGCGATCACTTTGAAATTGGCATTCCTGCGCACCGCTGCCACTTATTCCACAGTGATGGCCGCGCTTGCCAACGTCTATTTAAAGAACGAGGGATTTAATCTCGCAAAACAATATTCGTTTTAAGTGTCATGGTACTGCCTTAACGCCCCAGTGATTGTTTGCTTGGGGCTTTTTTTTGCGCCATCACACGAGTATGAATATCCATATGATTGTTTTCATCATCGCTAGATCCTCATTCATCTGCTATATTGGCAAAATTAAAACACCTTTTTATTCTTTAATTTACAGTTTATAAGGCCTTCCATGACACAGACTTCTGACGATTTTTTTACCCGCCCTGTAGTGGTGTTCGGTATTGCGATTTTATGTACCCTGTTATGGGGAAGCGCTTATCCTGCTATCAAAACAGGTTATGCCTTGTTATCCATTCAACCCCATGATGTGCCTTCACAAATGGTGTTTGCTGGGCAACGTTTTTTACTGGCTGGGATATTCTTGCTCATTATTGCCAAAATGTTAGGTAAACCAAAGTTAAACATTAACCTACGAAATATTACCCAAATTGGTTTACTTGGCCTAAGCCAAACTACCCTCCAATATATTTTCTTTTATATTGGACTCGCTTATGCCACAGGGGTTAAAGCATCTATTCTTAACGCTACCGGCACTTTTTTCAGTGTCATCTTGGCACACTTTATTTACCAAAATGATCGCTTAAGCCACCGAAAAGCACTTGGGTGTGGTATTGGTTTCTTAGGGGTATTTATCGTTAACTTCCATACCTCTTTACTTGATTTCCAATTTAGTTTAGCAGGAGAAGGCTCAATCGTAGTTGCTGCTTTCTGCTTAGCGGCAGCTTCTATTTATGGTAAAAAATTATCGCAAAGAATGGATGCGATGTTAATGACTGCTTGGCAATTAAGCATCGGTGGTATGGCTTTATTAATT from Vibrio casei includes the following:
- a CDS encoding cytochrome b, whose product is MLLHDNSDRYGSVTRTLHWLMGLILLWQCLSAGAHFLLTDTAVEKWIWPTHKPLGFVLFLLAAVRIIWALISMNQRPVAINVAAKLGHIALYSLLIIVPALALVRQYGSGRAFEPFGLPLMSGHNDKILWMMEPGNLLHGVLGWLLFTFILGHILMVVWHRKSSSHQDVLPRMWS
- a CDS encoding cytosolic protein produces the protein MKLLYWLSEWLSLSPEDQQAKLPHSGSSLLDDVFVKYDLLDVNKPLLFTFSPSGTDIKGQDLNENFSPWGYQVARQQQVNVISFQHLGVSNWFRNPNLIHFLEQLSSMLTPFQCRLGYGLSRGGFAIGAFANLLKLNHVLLFYPVSTKNKMLVPWDGRSSTELAQQFNWENNYHDRNLGEANGYIIYDPTNDIDKLHAQRYPKLIQFKVVGMGHGVHPNDLDRQDFYNQMVEQFIQHQKIDISQFNEQAKTQFLKED
- a CDS encoding cytosolic protein; this encodes MKLLYWLDEWSSLSREDQQARLPMSGADLLDGVFVKYQFVDINKPLLFTFSPAGTNLQEQDLHSNFSPWGYTLAQKQNVNIIAFQHLGKSNWFRNRNLIFFLEQLSTLLAPFESRLGYGLSRGGFAIGAFAKLLKLNQVLLFHPVSTKNKKLAPWDNRTSTEIAQQFDWESDYHDLDLGNAKGYIIYDPTNKIDRLHAKRYPDLTHLRVFGMGHGTHATYLNKFGFYKQVAVDFIRHQQIDIAQFRHQTKTLRLKEDYYHKLNKANANSTHRLGLLSKAHNVLIDEKKAHVKEHQTTIDIQPLVDIAMKHQQTNPQDAVQLLAVAQQIAPDDPLIEHKLQQLL
- the malG gene encoding maltose ABC transporter permease MalG, which translates into the protein MAMVQPKSLKYRVWATHVGMWIFLAIMMFPLLMVIAISFREGNYASGDLIPSDPSLEHWKLALGFDVVNADGSVTHPPFPVLLWLWNSVKVAGLTAIGIVTLSTTCAYAFARMKFKGKTTILRSMLIFQMFPAVLALVALYALFDRLGTYVPFLGLNTHGGVVFAYMGGIALHVWTIKGYFESIDNSLEEAAALDGATPWQAFRLVLLPLSVPILAVVFILSFIAAVTEVPVASLLLRDVDSYTLAVGMQQYLYPQNYLWGDFAAAAVLSALPITIVFLLAQKFLVGGLTAGGVKG
- the malF gene encoding maltose ABC transporter permease MalF, with the protein product MSLNVASPHPAQFSESRPFPWLKTLVLSAVTLLNGYAIVLMYARGEFAFALLTLLLASMGVYVFARKRTYAHRYIFPGVAGMILFIIFPLIYTIGLAFTNYSGANQLSFERAQSVLLEQSFQSGESYSFELRQHNDLYSITLKEGDTWLTSKPFSLTKKSLEQQSGEVVLTPIAEPSGNKAPLKTVIQNRNILNNLVVATPNGTELKMAGLRKFAEVKPLYVLDADGETLVNNKTNEVLKPNFETGYYQTIDDNGQFIGKPLTPGFIVNIGFDNFTRIFADQGIQGPFLKIFIWTVVFAAVTVVLTLAVGVILAQIVSWEALKGRGLYRVLLILPYAVPAFISILIFKGLFNQSFGEINQLLQGLFGLSPSWFTDPTLAKTMIIIVNTWLGYPYMMILAMGMLKAIPDDLYEASAMDGAGPIDNFFKITLPLLVKPMVPLLIASFAFNFNNFVLIQLLTNGAPDMIGTSVPAGHTDLLVSYTYRIAFEGAGGQDFGLAGAIATLIFILVGGLSLLNMKFTKLETE
- the malE gene encoding maltose/maltodextrin ABC transporter substrate-binding protein MalE; translated protein: MKKVLKTAILCSLALSGVSAHAAIEEGQLTIWINGDKGYNGLAEVGKQFEADTGVKVTVSHPDKLEEKFPQLASTGDGPDIVLWAHDRFGGYAKAGLLAEVKPSADFKSKFSDFTWDAVSYDGKYIGYPVAVESLSLIYNKDLVKTPPKNWEDIAALDKKLQKEGKHAIMWNLSEPFFTWPILAADGGYAFKFENGAYNPKDVGVNNAGAQNAMSFVKGLVDQKVISPDVDYTIAESGFNKGEVAMTINGPWSWANIDKAGINYGVTTLPMFNGNPSKPFVGVLTAGISSASPNKDLAVEFIENYMLTQKGLKKVNDDTPLGAVALKSYQVELEKDPRIAATMANAQTGEIMPNISQMSAFWYAEKAAIGNVVNGRQSVKEALDTVAERMTK
- the malK gene encoding maltose/maltodextrin ABC transporter ATP-binding protein MalK, translated to MTSVTLRKVCKAYGDNLISENVSLDIHDGEFVVFVGPSGCGKSTLLRCIAGLEDITSGELFIGDKKMNDVPPSERGVGMVFQSYALYPHLNLFDNMSFGLKLAKEEKSKIKSRVDHAADILQLGHLLERKPKALSGGQRQRVAIGRTLVAQPQVFLLDEPLSNLDAALRVQMRIELAKLHKKLGCTMIYVTHDQVEAMTMADKIVVLDGGSVSQVGQPLELYHYPQNRFVAGFIGSPKMNFINVQVKEVEAERVKVELASQASFWIQVDGSTVQVGSRMSLGVRPEHLLPSGEGDVVIKGKVQVVEKLGNETQVYLNLDHVDADFIYRENDTLEVDSGDHFEIGIPAHRCHLFHSDGRACQRLFKERGI
- a CDS encoding DMT family transporter; this encodes MTQTSDDFFTRPVVVFGIAILCTLLWGSAYPAIKTGYALLSIQPHDVPSQMVFAGQRFLLAGIFLLIIAKMLGKPKLNINLRNITQIGLLGLSQTTLQYIFFYIGLAYATGVKASILNATGTFFSVILAHFIYQNDRLSHRKALGCGIGFLGVFIVNFHTSLLDFQFSLAGEGSIVVAAFCLAAASIYGKKLSQRMDAMLMTAWQLSIGGMALLIIGFAFGGQSGEFDYSALFLLIYLALLSSAAFALWSILLKHNPVGMITIFNFLIPIFGSLLSALFLHESIWEWKNLIALLLVCSGIYLVTRGKKKASV